Proteins from a genomic interval of Mycobacterium conspicuum:
- a CDS encoding AAA family ATPase: MGDLRSQAPSLVTRHKLMAALRAAGRRRLILIHAPSGFGKTTLVQQWRAELANSGVAAAWLTIDDDDNNLVCFLTHVLEAIRQVHPAVADSLGHVLEERGEDAARDVLTSLIDELDDNATPVTLVIDDWQRVSHDRTIEALLFLIDHGSPHLQIIVNSWSWPRLPLSELRLRDDLVEIDCDELRFDADEAKALLNDIAGLQLEASEVAALIASTDGRVAALQLVALSLGRDGAAPSGAAAMLRRTSGDSEMLGEFLAEKVLATVEPELLAFLSATSITERTCGELASVLAGVSGGQDILEDVEQRGLFLRRIDDDPQWFRFHEMFAGFLRRRLERDNPERLRRLHRTASEWFADHGYLSYAVDHALAAGEAAWAVDLVERDRTIGSVNQSRMATFLSTIEKLPPQLVISRPRVHLSVAVANIVLQRPEATEAALERAAEAISRADLPAAKRADLTLEANVLRGVAQMNADRVEGLAPLVAQVISRPKTLRPVLPQAAATVAAFAGIYRFDFEAAHRALEWAAPYDEGAAAGYHSCWAGIAARHQLDIPRALSSFRKAREIGTAVGRDSQAARHAGALLGELLYEMGEFAEAAELLEESFRLGPEAGAVDYLAAQYAVSARIKAAQGDRDAATARLDAGMTVAQKLGLPRLAAAINHERVKLRLPITPSEAARLRALHRTFHGSNGIATITAELDEASGIRLLSRSHASDDRAYACQRAGTLLNGIAPTARPLAALQARLLFVETLTAAGQVDAAQDHIAQARALCARHGLPQLLVDAGLD, translated from the coding sequence ATGGGCGACTTGCGGTCACAGGCGCCGTCGTTGGTTACTCGCCACAAGTTGATGGCCGCGCTCCGCGCGGCCGGGCGTCGACGGCTGATCCTGATCCATGCGCCCTCAGGGTTCGGCAAGACCACACTGGTGCAGCAATGGCGAGCAGAACTGGCCAATTCCGGTGTGGCGGCGGCCTGGTTGACGATCGACGACGATGACAACAACCTGGTGTGTTTTCTCACGCACGTGCTCGAGGCGATCCGACAAGTCCATCCGGCCGTAGCCGATTCGCTGGGACACGTCCTCGAAGAGCGAGGGGAAGACGCGGCGCGCGACGTGTTGACGTCGCTGATCGACGAGCTCGATGACAACGCAACCCCAGTGACGCTGGTGATCGACGATTGGCAACGGGTGTCGCATGATCGGACGATCGAGGCGCTGCTTTTCCTGATCGACCATGGTTCGCCGCACCTGCAAATCATCGTGAACAGCTGGTCGTGGCCGCGATTGCCGTTGAGTGAGTTGCGGCTTCGTGACGATCTCGTCGAAATCGATTGTGACGAATTGCGTTTCGATGCTGACGAGGCGAAAGCGCTGCTGAATGACATTGCGGGGCTGCAGCTGGAGGCCAGCGAAGTGGCGGCCCTGATCGCCTCGACGGACGGGCGGGTCGCTGCCCTGCAGTTGGTGGCCCTTTCGCTGGGTCGCGATGGCGCGGCGCCGAGCGGAGCCGCCGCCATGTTGCGTCGAACCTCAGGCGACAGCGAGATGCTCGGTGAGTTTCTCGCCGAAAAAGTCCTTGCCACCGTGGAACCCGAATTGCTTGCGTTCCTTTCGGCGACGTCAATCACCGAACGGACCTGCGGGGAACTCGCATCGGTCTTGGCCGGGGTCAGCGGCGGCCAGGACATCCTCGAAGACGTCGAGCAGCGCGGCCTGTTCCTGCGGCGCATCGATGACGACCCGCAGTGGTTTCGCTTCCACGAGATGTTCGCCGGATTTCTGCGGCGCCGCCTTGAGCGCGACAATCCCGAGCGCCTCAGGCGCCTGCACCGCACCGCGTCGGAGTGGTTCGCCGATCACGGCTATCTGAGTTATGCCGTCGATCACGCGCTGGCCGCGGGGGAGGCCGCCTGGGCGGTCGACCTCGTCGAGCGGGACAGGACGATCGGATCGGTCAACCAATCGCGCATGGCAACCTTTCTCAGCACGATCGAGAAACTACCCCCGCAACTGGTGATCTCGCGTCCGCGGGTACACCTTTCGGTAGCGGTGGCCAATATTGTCCTGCAACGCCCCGAGGCCACCGAGGCCGCGCTCGAGCGCGCCGCCGAAGCAATTTCCAGGGCGGACCTGCCAGCGGCGAAGCGGGCAGATCTGACCTTGGAGGCCAACGTATTGCGAGGGGTGGCCCAAATGAACGCCGACCGGGTCGAGGGTTTGGCCCCTCTGGTGGCCCAGGTGATATCGAGGCCAAAGACGTTGCGCCCGGTGCTGCCCCAGGCGGCGGCAACCGTCGCGGCGTTCGCCGGGATCTACCGTTTCGACTTCGAGGCAGCCCATCGGGCCCTGGAATGGGCGGCGCCCTACGACGAGGGGGCCGCCGCCGGGTACCACAGCTGTTGGGCGGGCATTGCCGCGAGACACCAGCTCGACATCCCTCGCGCGCTGAGCAGCTTCCGGAAGGCCCGAGAAATCGGCACTGCGGTTGGGCGAGACTCGCAAGCGGCGCGACATGCGGGTGCGCTTCTCGGCGAATTGCTCTACGAGATGGGCGAATTCGCCGAGGCGGCGGAGCTTCTCGAGGAGAGCTTTCGGCTCGGACCCGAAGCCGGCGCGGTCGATTACCTGGCGGCGCAATACGCCGTGAGCGCCAGAATCAAAGCCGCCCAAGGGGATCGCGATGCGGCAACCGCCCGCCTTGATGCCGGCATGACGGTGGCCCAGAAGTTGGGCTTGCCGCGGCTGGCGGCCGCCATCAACCATGAACGGGTCAAACTGCGGCTGCCGATCACACCGTCGGAGGCCGCTCGGCTACGGGCCCTGCATCGGACCTTTCATGGTTCCAACGGCATCGCGACAATCACGGCCGAGTTGGACGAGGCCTCCGGCATCCGCTTGCTCTCCCGAAGCCACGCCAGCGACGACCGTGCCTACGCGTGCCAGCGCGCCGGCACTCTGCTGAACGGAATCGCCCCGACCGCTCGGCCGCTGGCCGCCCTTCAGGCCCGCCTGTTGTTCGTTGAGACGCTCACGGCTGCCGGGCAGGTGGACGCCGCGCAAGACCACATCGCCCAGGCCCGCGCACTGTGCGCACGACACGGGCTGCCGCAACTGCTCGTCGATGCCGGACTCGACTAG
- the rpoB gene encoding DNA-directed RNA polymerase subunit beta, which yields MADRQSKTDRPQSSSNGSSSNNSVPGAPNRISFAKLREPLEVPGLLDVQTDSFEWLIGSPEWRERAVERGEVAPKGGLEEVLDELSPIEDFSGSMSLSFSDPRFDEVKAPVDECKDKDMTYAAPLFVTAEFINNNTGEIKSQTVFMGDFPMMTEKGTFIINGTERVVVSQLVRSPGVYFDETIDKSTEKLLHSVKVIPSRGAWLEFDVDKRDTVGVRIDRKRRQPVTVLLKALGWTNEQIHERFGFSEIMMSTLEKDNTAGTDEALLDIYRKLRPGEPPTKESAQTLLENLFFKEKRYDLARVGRYKVNKKLGLHVGDPITSSTLTEEDVVATIEYLVRLHEGQPTMTVPGGTEVPVETDDIDHFGNRRLRTVGELIQNQIRVGMSRMERVVRERMTTQDVEAITPQTLINIRPVVAAIKEFFGTSQLSQFMDQNNPLSGLTHKRRLSALGPGGLSRERAGLEVRDVHPSHYGRMCPIETPEGPNIGLIGSLSVYARVNPFGFIETPYRKVVDGVVSDEIHYLTADEEDRHVVAQANSPIDGSGRFVEPRVLVRRKAGEVEYVPSSEVDYMDVSPRQMVSVATAMIPFLEHDDANRALMGANMQRQAVPLVRSEAPLVGTGMELRAAIDAGDVVVAEESGVIEEVSADYITVMHDSGTRRTYRMRKFARSNHGTCANQSPIVDAGDRVEAGQVIADGPCTQNGEMALGKNLLVAIMPWEGHNYEDAIILSNRLVEEDVLTSIHIEEHEIDARDTKLGAEEITRDIPNVSDEVLADLDERGIVRIGAEVRDGDILVGKVTPKGETELTPEERLLRAIFGEKAREVRDTSLKVPHGESGKVIGIRVFSREDDDELPAGVNELVRVYVAQKRKISDGDKLAGRHGNKGVIGKILPAEDMPFLPDGTPVDIILNTHGVPRRMNIGQILETHLGWVAKSGWNIEGSPEWATNLPKELQSAEPDGIVSTPVFDGAKEEELQGLLSCTLPNRDGEVMVDGDGKAVLFDGRSGEPFPYPVTVGYMYIMKLHHLVDDKIHARSTGPYSMITQQPLGGKAQFGGQRFGEMECWAMQAYGAAYTLQELLTIKSDDTVGRVKVYEAIVKGENIPEPGIPESFKVLLKELQSLCLNVEVLSSDGAAIELREGEDEDLERAAANLGINLSRNESASVEDLA from the coding sequence TTGGCAGATCGCCAGAGCAAGACGGATCGCCCACAAAGTTCCTCCAACGGAAGTTCCTCAAACAACTCCGTGCCCGGAGCGCCCAACCGAATCTCCTTCGCAAAGCTTCGCGAACCGCTCGAGGTTCCGGGGCTTCTTGACGTGCAGACCGACTCGTTCGAGTGGTTGATCGGCTCGCCCGAATGGCGCGAGCGCGCGGTGGAGCGCGGGGAGGTCGCCCCCAAGGGTGGCCTCGAAGAGGTACTCGACGAGCTGTCGCCGATCGAAGACTTCTCCGGCTCGATGTCGCTGTCGTTCTCCGACCCACGGTTCGACGAGGTCAAGGCGCCGGTCGACGAGTGCAAAGACAAGGACATGACGTACGCGGCCCCGCTGTTCGTCACGGCCGAGTTCATCAACAACAACACCGGCGAGATCAAGAGCCAGACGGTGTTCATGGGTGACTTCCCGATGATGACCGAGAAGGGCACCTTCATCATCAACGGGACCGAGCGCGTGGTCGTCAGCCAACTGGTGCGCTCGCCGGGGGTGTACTTCGACGAGACCATCGACAAGTCCACCGAGAAGCTGCTGCACAGCGTCAAGGTGATCCCGAGCCGCGGTGCGTGGCTCGAGTTCGACGTCGACAAGCGCGACACCGTCGGCGTGCGCATCGACCGCAAGCGTCGCCAGCCCGTCACGGTGCTGCTCAAGGCGCTGGGCTGGACCAACGAGCAGATCCACGAGCGGTTCGGCTTCTCCGAGATCATGATGTCGACGCTGGAGAAGGACAACACCGCCGGCACCGACGAGGCGCTGCTGGACATCTACCGCAAGCTGCGTCCGGGCGAGCCGCCGACCAAGGAGTCCGCGCAGACCCTGCTGGAGAACCTGTTCTTCAAGGAGAAGCGCTACGACCTGGCCCGGGTGGGGCGCTACAAGGTCAACAAGAAGCTCGGCCTGCACGTCGGCGACCCGATCACCAGCTCGACGCTGACCGAAGAGGACGTCGTCGCCACCATCGAGTACCTCGTCCGCCTGCACGAGGGCCAGCCGACGATGACGGTGCCCGGCGGCACCGAGGTGCCGGTGGAAACCGACGACATCGACCACTTCGGCAACCGTCGCCTGCGCACCGTCGGCGAGCTGATCCAGAACCAGATCCGGGTCGGCATGTCCCGGATGGAGCGCGTGGTCCGGGAGCGGATGACCACCCAGGACGTCGAGGCGATCACGCCGCAGACCCTGATCAACATCCGGCCCGTCGTCGCCGCGATCAAGGAGTTCTTCGGCACCAGCCAGCTCTCGCAGTTCATGGACCAGAACAACCCGCTGTCGGGGCTGACCCACAAGCGTCGCCTGTCGGCGCTGGGGCCGGGCGGTCTGTCGCGTGAGCGCGCCGGGCTGGAGGTCCGTGACGTGCACCCCAGCCACTACGGCCGGATGTGCCCGATCGAGACCCCGGAGGGTCCGAACATCGGCCTGATCGGCTCGCTGTCGGTGTACGCGCGGGTGAACCCGTTCGGGTTCATCGAGACGCCCTATCGCAAGGTCGTCGACGGCGTCGTTTCCGACGAGATCCACTACCTGACCGCCGACGAGGAGGACCGCCACGTCGTGGCGCAGGCCAACTCGCCGATCGACGGCTCCGGCCGGTTCGTCGAGCCGCGCGTCCTGGTCCGCCGCAAGGCGGGCGAGGTCGAGTACGTGCCGTCGTCCGAGGTGGATTACATGGACGTGTCGCCGCGCCAGATGGTGTCGGTGGCCACGGCCATGATCCCGTTCCTCGAGCACGACGACGCCAACCGGGCCCTGATGGGCGCCAACATGCAGCGCCAGGCGGTTCCGCTGGTGCGCAGCGAGGCGCCGCTGGTGGGCACCGGCATGGAGCTGCGTGCGGCGATCGACGCCGGCGACGTCGTCGTGGCCGAGGAGAGCGGCGTCATCGAGGAGGTGTCGGCCGACTACATCACCGTGATGCACGACAGCGGCACCCGGCGCACCTACCGGATGCGTAAGTTCGCCCGCTCCAACCACGGCACCTGCGCCAACCAGTCCCCGATCGTCGATGCCGGCGACCGCGTCGAGGCCGGCCAGGTGATCGCCGACGGTCCCTGCACCCAGAACGGCGAGATGGCGCTGGGCAAGAACCTGCTGGTGGCGATCATGCCGTGGGAGGGCCACAACTACGAGGACGCGATCATCCTCTCTAACCGGCTGGTCGAAGAAGATGTGTTGACGTCCATTCACATCGAGGAGCACGAGATCGACGCCCGCGACACCAAGCTGGGCGCCGAGGAGATCACCCGGGACATCCCGAATGTCTCCGACGAGGTGCTCGCCGACCTGGACGAGCGCGGCATCGTGCGCATCGGTGCCGAGGTCCGCGACGGCGACATCCTGGTCGGCAAGGTCACCCCGAAGGGCGAGACCGAGCTGACCCCGGAGGAGCGGCTGCTGCGCGCGATCTTCGGCGAGAAGGCCCGCGAGGTCCGCGACACCTCGCTGAAGGTGCCGCACGGCGAGTCCGGCAAGGTCATCGGCATCCGGGTGTTCTCCCGCGAGGACGACGACGAACTGCCCGCCGGCGTCAACGAGCTGGTCCGGGTGTACGTGGCCCAGAAGCGCAAGATCTCCGACGGCGACAAGCTGGCCGGACGCCACGGCAACAAGGGCGTCATCGGCAAGATCCTGCCGGCCGAGGACATGCCGTTCCTGCCGGACGGCACCCCGGTGGACATCATCCTGAACACCCACGGTGTGCCGCGACGGATGAACATCGGCCAGATCCTCGAGACCCACCTGGGTTGGGTGGCCAAGTCCGGCTGGAACATCGAGGGCTCACCCGAGTGGGCGACCAACCTGCCCAAGGAGCTGCAGAGCGCCGAGCCGGACGGCATCGTGTCGACGCCGGTGTTCGACGGGGCCAAGGAGGAGGAGCTGCAGGGCCTGCTGTCCTGCACGCTGCCCAACCGCGACGGCGAGGTGATGGTCGACGGCGACGGCAAGGCCGTGCTGTTCGACGGCCGCAGCGGCGAGCCGTTCCCGTACCCGGTGACCGTTGGCTACATGTACATCATGAAGCTGCACCACCTGGTGGACGACAAGATCCACGCCCGCTCCACCGGCCCGTACTCGATGATCACCCAGCAGCCGCTGGGCGGGAAGGCGCAGTTCGGTGGTCAGCGGTTCGGTGAGATGGAGTGCTGGGCCATGCAGGCCTACGGCGCGGCGTACACGCTGCAGGAGCTGTTGACCATCAAGTCCGACGACACCGTCGGGCGGGTCAAGGTGTACGAGGCGATCGTCAAGGGCGAGAACATCCCCGAGCCCGGCATTCCCGAGTCGTTCAAGGTGCTGCTCAAGGAGCTGCAGTCGCTGTGCCTCAACGTCGAGGTGCTGTCGTCCGACGGCGCGGCCATCGAGCTGCGCGAGGGCGAGGACGAGGACCTGGAGCGGGCCGCGGCCAACTTGGGAATCAACTTGTCCCGCAACGAATCTGCCTCTGTCGAGGACTTGGCTTAA
- a CDS encoding DNA-directed RNA polymerase subunit beta' has protein sequence MLDVNFFDELRIGLATAEDIRQWSYGEVKKPETINYRTLKPEKDGLFCEKIFGPTRDWECYCGKYKRVRFKGIICERCGVEVTRAKVRRERMGHIELAAPVTHIWYFKGVPSRLGYLLDLAPKDLEKIIYFAAYVITSVDEEMRHNELSTLEAEMVVERKGVEDQRDAELEARAQKLEADLAELEAEGAKADARRKVRDGGEREMRQIRDRAQRELDRLEDIWNTFTKLAPKQLIVDENLYRELIDRYGEYFTGAMGAESIQKLIENFDIDAEAENLREVIRSGKGQKKLRALKRLKVVAAFQQSGNSPMGMVLDAVPVIPPELRPMVQLDGGRFATSDLNDLYRRVINRNNRLKRLIDLGAPEIIVNNEKRMLQESVDALFDNGRRGRPVTGPGNRPLKSLSDLLKGKQGRFRQNLLGKRVDYSGRSVIVVGPQLKLHQCGLPKLMALELFKPFVMKRLVDLNHAQNIKSAKRMVERQRPQVWDVLEEVIAEHPVLLNRAPTLHRLGIQAFEPMLVEGKAIQLHPLVCEAFNADFDGDQMAVHLPLSAEAQAEARILMLSSNNILSPASGRPLAMPRLDMVTGLYYLTTEVDGGRGEYTPAGKDKPETGVYSSPAEAIMAVDRHVLSVRSKIKVRLTQLRPPAEIEAELFGANGWQPGDAWMAETTLGRVLFNELLPLGYPFVNKQMHKKVQAAIINDLAERYPMIVVAQTVDKLKDTGFYWATRSGVTVSMADVLVPPRKKEILDHYEERAEKVEKQFQRGALNHDERNEALVEIWKEATDEVGQALRDHYPVNNPIITIVDSGATGNFTQTRTLAGMKGLVTNPKGEFIPRPVKSSFREGLTVLEYFINTHGARKGLADTALRTADSGYLTRRLVDVSQDVIVREHDCQTERGIVVELAERQPDGSLIRDPYIETSAYARTLGTDAVDEAGNVVVARGEDLGDPEIDALLAAGITTVKVRSVLTCTTGTGVCATCYGRSMATGKLVDIGEAVGIVAAQSIGEPGTQLTMRTFHQGGVGEDITGGLPRVQELFEARVPRGKAPIADVTGRIQLEEGERFYKITIVPDDGGEEVVYDKLSKRQRLRVFKHEDGSERVLSDGDHVEVGQQLMEGSADPHEVLRVQGPREVQIHLVREVQEVYRAQGVSIHDKHIEVIVRQMLRRVTIIDSGATEFLPGSLIDRAEFEAENRRVVAEGGEPAAGRPVLMGITKASLATDSWLSAASFQETTRVLTDAAINCRSDKLNGLKENVIIGKLIPAGTGINRYRNIQVQPTEEARAAAYTIPSYEDQYYSPDFGQATGAAVPLDDYGYSDYR, from the coding sequence GTGCTCGACGTCAACTTCTTCGATGAACTCCGTATCGGCCTGGCCACCGCGGAGGACATCCGGCAATGGTCTTACGGCGAGGTCAAGAAGCCGGAGACAATCAACTACCGCACGCTGAAGCCGGAGAAGGACGGCCTGTTCTGCGAGAAGATCTTCGGACCGACTCGCGACTGGGAGTGCTACTGCGGCAAGTACAAGCGGGTGCGCTTCAAGGGCATCATCTGTGAGCGCTGTGGCGTCGAGGTGACTCGCGCCAAGGTGCGTCGTGAGCGGATGGGCCACATCGAGTTGGCCGCGCCGGTCACGCACATCTGGTACTTCAAGGGTGTGCCTTCGCGCCTGGGGTACCTGCTCGACCTGGCGCCCAAGGATCTCGAGAAGATCATCTACTTCGCCGCCTACGTCATCACCTCCGTCGACGAGGAGATGCGGCACAACGAGCTGTCCACGCTCGAGGCCGAGATGGTGGTGGAGCGCAAGGGCGTCGAGGACCAGCGCGACGCCGAGTTGGAGGCTCGCGCGCAGAAGCTCGAGGCCGATCTGGCCGAGCTGGAGGCCGAGGGCGCGAAAGCCGATGCGCGGCGCAAGGTTCGCGACGGCGGCGAGCGTGAGATGCGCCAGATCCGCGACCGCGCGCAGCGTGAGCTGGATCGGCTCGAGGACATCTGGAACACCTTCACCAAGCTGGCTCCGAAGCAGCTGATCGTCGACGAGAACCTGTACCGGGAGCTCATCGACCGCTACGGCGAGTACTTCACCGGCGCCATGGGCGCGGAGTCGATCCAGAAGTTGATCGAGAACTTCGACATCGACGCCGAGGCCGAGAACCTGCGTGAGGTGATCCGAAGTGGCAAGGGGCAGAAGAAGCTTCGCGCGCTCAAGCGGCTCAAGGTGGTCGCGGCGTTCCAGCAGTCCGGCAACTCGCCGATGGGCATGGTGCTCGACGCGGTTCCGGTGATCCCGCCGGAGCTGCGCCCGATGGTGCAGCTCGACGGTGGCCGGTTCGCCACCAGCGACCTCAACGACCTGTACCGCCGCGTGATCAACCGCAACAACCGCCTCAAGAGGCTGATCGACCTCGGCGCGCCCGAGATCATCGTCAACAACGAGAAGCGGATGCTGCAGGAGTCCGTGGATGCGTTGTTCGACAACGGCCGTCGCGGCCGCCCCGTCACCGGGCCGGGCAACCGTCCGCTGAAGTCGCTTTCCGATCTGCTCAAGGGCAAGCAGGGCCGGTTCCGCCAGAACCTGCTCGGCAAGCGCGTCGACTACTCGGGCCGTTCGGTCATCGTGGTCGGCCCGCAGCTCAAGCTGCACCAGTGCGGTCTGCCCAAACTGATGGCGCTGGAGCTGTTTAAGCCGTTCGTGATGAAGCGGCTTGTCGACCTGAACCACGCGCAGAACATCAAGAGCGCCAAGCGGATGGTGGAGCGCCAGCGTCCGCAGGTGTGGGACGTGCTCGAAGAGGTCATCGCCGAGCACCCGGTGCTGCTGAACCGCGCACCCACCCTGCACCGGCTGGGTATCCAGGCCTTCGAGCCAATGCTGGTGGAGGGCAAGGCCATTCAGTTGCACCCGTTGGTCTGTGAGGCGTTCAACGCCGACTTCGACGGCGACCAGATGGCGGTGCACCTGCCGCTGAGCGCCGAGGCGCAGGCCGAGGCCCGCATCCTGATGCTGTCGAGTAACAACATCCTGTCGCCGGCGTCGGGCCGCCCGTTGGCCATGCCGCGTCTGGACATGGTGACCGGGCTGTACTACCTGACCACCGAGGTCGACGGCGGCCGGGGCGAATACACCCCGGCCGGCAAGGACAAGCCCGAGACGGGCGTGTACTCCTCGCCGGCCGAGGCCATCATGGCGGTGGACCGCCATGTGCTCTCGGTGCGGTCCAAGATCAAGGTGCGGTTGACGCAGCTGCGTCCGCCGGCCGAGATCGAGGCCGAGCTGTTTGGTGCCAACGGCTGGCAGCCGGGCGACGCCTGGATGGCCGAGACCACGCTGGGCCGGGTGCTGTTCAACGAGCTGCTGCCGCTGGGCTATCCGTTCGTGAACAAGCAGATGCACAAGAAGGTCCAGGCCGCCATCATCAACGACCTGGCCGAGCGCTACCCGATGATCGTGGTCGCGCAGACCGTGGACAAGCTCAAGGACACCGGTTTCTACTGGGCGACCCGCAGCGGTGTCACGGTCTCGATGGCCGACGTGCTGGTTCCGCCGCGCAAGAAGGAGATCCTCGACCACTACGAGGAGCGCGCCGAGAAGGTCGAAAAGCAGTTCCAGCGTGGCGCTTTGAACCACGACGAGCGCAACGAGGCGTTGGTGGAGATCTGGAAGGAAGCCACCGACGAGGTGGGTCAGGCGCTGCGGGACCACTACCCGGTCAACAACCCGATCATCACGATCGTGGACTCCGGCGCCACGGGTAACTTCACCCAGACCCGAACGCTGGCCGGCATGAAGGGTCTGGTGACCAACCCGAAGGGTGAGTTCATCCCGCGTCCGGTCAAGTCCTCGTTCCGTGAGGGCCTGACCGTGCTGGAGTACTTCATCAACACCCACGGTGCTCGAAAGGGCTTGGCGGACACCGCGTTGCGTACCGCCGACTCGGGTTACCTGACCCGTCGTCTGGTGGACGTCAGCCAGGACGTCATCGTGCGCGAGCACGACTGCCAGACCGAGCGCGGGATCGTCGTGGAGCTGGCCGAGCGTCAGCCCGACGGTTCGCTGATCCGTGACCCGTACATCGAAACCTCGGCGTACGCACGGACTTTGGGCACCGACGCGGTCGACGAGGCCGGTAACGTCGTCGTCGCGCGTGGCGAGGACCTGGGTGACCCGGAGATCGACGCCCTGCTGGCCGCGGGCATCACGACGGTCAAGGTCCGCTCGGTGCTGACCTGTACCACCGGCACCGGCGTGTGCGCGACCTGCTACGGCCGCTCGATGGCCACCGGCAAGCTGGTCGACATCGGCGAGGCCGTCGGCATCGTCGCGGCCCAGTCCATCGGTGAGCCCGGCACGCAGCTGACCATGCGTACCTTCCACCAGGGCGGCGTGGGTGAGGACATCACCGGCGGTCTGCCCCGGGTGCAGGAGCTGTTCGAGGCGCGGGTGCCGCGCGGCAAGGCGCCGATCGCTGACGTCACCGGGCGGATCCAGCTGGAGGAGGGCGAGCGGTTCTACAAGATCACCATCGTTCCCGACGACGGCGGCGAGGAGGTCGTGTACGACAAGCTGTCCAAGCGTCAGCGGCTGCGCGTCTTCAAGCACGAGGACGGCTCCGAGCGGGTGCTGTCCGACGGTGACCACGTCGAGGTGGGCCAGCAGCTGATGGAAGGCTCGGCCGACCCGCACGAGGTGCTGCGCGTGCAGGGCCCCCGCGAGGTGCAGATCCACCTGGTCCGCGAGGTCCAGGAGGTCTACCGCGCACAGGGTGTGTCGATCCACGACAAGCACATCGAGGTGATCGTTCGCCAGATGCTGCGCCGGGTCACCATCATCGACTCGGGCGCCACGGAGTTCCTGCCCGGCTCGCTGATCGACCGGGCGGAGTTCGAGGCGGAGAACCGCCGCGTGGTGGCCGAGGGCGGCGAGCCCGCCGCCGGTCGTCCGGTGCTGATGGGTATCACCAAGGCGTCGCTGGCCACCGACTCGTGGTTGAGTGCGGCGTCGTTCCAGGAGACCACTCGCGTGCTGACCGATGCGGCGATCAACTGCCGCAGCGACAAGCTCAACGGTCTGAAGGAGAACGTGATCATCGGCAAGCTGATCCCGGCCGGTACCGGTATCAACCGCTACCGCAACATCCAGGTGCAGCCCACCGAGGAGGCCCGGGCGGCGGCGTACACGATCCCGTCCTACGAGGATCAGTACTACAGCCCGGACTTCGGCCAGGCCACCGGTGCCGCGGTTCCGCTGGACGACTACGGATACTCCGACTACCGCTAA
- a CDS encoding deoxyribonuclease IV, whose amino-acid sequence MLIGSHVRNDDPLAAAQVDGADAVQFFLGNPQSWKKPKPRDDAEALKASRIPLYVHAPYLINVASANNRIRIPSRKILQDTCDAAAEINATAVIVHGGHADDNDMEAGFERWAKALDYLETDMQVYLENTAGGDHAMARYFDTIGRLWDHIGDKGIGFCLDTCHAWAAGEALIDAVDRIRALTGRIDLVHCNDSRDAAGSGADRHANFGTGQIDPQLLAAVVNAADAPVICETADEGRKDDIAFLREHTTG is encoded by the coding sequence ATGCTCATCGGTTCGCATGTCCGCAATGACGATCCCCTGGCCGCCGCGCAGGTGGACGGCGCGGACGCGGTGCAGTTCTTCCTCGGCAACCCGCAGAGCTGGAAGAAGCCGAAGCCGCGTGACGACGCCGAGGCGCTCAAGGCGTCGAGAATCCCGCTGTACGTGCACGCGCCCTATCTGATCAACGTGGCGTCGGCCAACAATCGCATCCGCATCCCGTCGCGCAAGATCCTGCAGGACACTTGCGACGCGGCCGCGGAGATCAACGCGACCGCGGTGATCGTGCACGGGGGTCACGCCGACGACAACGACATGGAGGCCGGCTTCGAGCGGTGGGCCAAGGCGCTGGACTATCTCGAAACCGACATGCAGGTGTACCTGGAGAACACCGCGGGCGGCGATCATGCGATGGCGCGCTACTTCGACACCATCGGCAGGTTGTGGGATCACATCGGCGACAAGGGGATTGGCTTCTGCCTCGACACCTGCCACGCCTGGGCCGCGGGCGAAGCGCTGATCGACGCGGTCGACAGAATAAGGGCCTTGACCGGGCGGATCGATCTGGTGCACTGCAACGACTCGCGCGACGCGGCGGGCTCCGGGGCCGACCGGCACGCCAACTTCGGCACCGGCCAGATCGACCCGCAGCTGCTCGCTGCGGTGGTCAACGCCGCCGATGCCCCGGTGATCTGCGAAACCGCCGACGAGGGCCGCAAGGACGACATCGCGTTCCTGCGCGAACACACGACCGGCTAA